A single region of the Halorubrum depositum genome encodes:
- the larB gene encoding nickel pincer cofactor biosynthesis protein LarB: MRDTLEALDAGDIGVAEAESRLAGYATTAAGRFDAAREHRRGIPEAVLAEGKTPAEVAALTATAVETTGRALVTRADAEDAAAIRTAMADLDLDAPDSPAPTVDRDERAGTVVVHAADFDPPALDATVAVVAAGTADAAAAGEAAVVVREIGATVDRVDDVGVANLDRILDQRERIREADAVVVAAGREGALPTVVAGLVAAPVIALPVSTGYGAGGEGVAALQGALQSCSVLTTVNVDAGFVAGAQAGLIARAVDAARGD; the protein is encoded by the coding sequence ATGCGCGACACGCTCGAGGCGCTCGACGCCGGCGACATCGGCGTCGCGGAGGCGGAATCGCGACTCGCGGGCTACGCGACGACGGCGGCCGGCCGGTTCGACGCCGCCCGCGAACACCGGCGAGGGATCCCCGAGGCGGTCCTCGCCGAGGGGAAGACGCCGGCGGAGGTCGCGGCGCTGACGGCGACCGCGGTCGAGACGACCGGCCGCGCGCTCGTCACCCGGGCCGACGCCGAGGACGCGGCGGCGATCCGGACGGCGATGGCGGATCTCGACCTCGACGCTCCGGACTCGCCAGCCCCGACCGTCGACCGCGACGAACGGGCCGGGACGGTGGTCGTCCACGCCGCCGACTTCGACCCGCCAGCGCTCGACGCGACGGTCGCGGTCGTCGCCGCCGGCACCGCCGACGCGGCGGCCGCGGGCGAGGCGGCGGTCGTCGTCCGCGAGATCGGGGCGACCGTCGACCGCGTCGACGACGTCGGCGTCGCGAACCTCGACCGGATCTTAGACCAGCGCGAGCGGATCCGAGAGGCCGACGCCGTCGTGGTCGCGGCGGGCCGCGAGGGGGCGCTCCCGACGGTCGTCGCGGGGCTCGTCGCGGCGCCGGTGATCGCGCTCCCGGTGTCGACGGGGTACGGTGCCGGCGGCGAGGGCGTCGCCGCGCTCCAGGGCGCGCTCCAGTCCTGCTCGGTGCTCACGACGGTGAACGTCGACGCCGGCTTCGTCGCCGGCGCGCAGGCGGGGCTTATCGCCCGCGCGGTCGACGCGGCGCGAGGCGACTGA
- a CDS encoding DUF1931 family protein has translation MADLIVKAAVKEALDDKNVASDFYDALDDEVDELLEDAARRAEANDRKTVQPRDL, from the coding sequence ATGGCAGACCTTATTGTCAAAGCGGCCGTCAAGGAAGCCCTGGACGACAAGAACGTCGCTTCGGACTTCTACGACGCGCTCGACGACGAAGTGGACGAGCTGCTCGAAGACGCCGCGCGCCGCGCCGAGGCCAACGACCGCAAGACGGTCCAGCCGCGCGACCTCTAA
- the rpiA gene encoding ribose-5-phosphate isomerase RpiA, whose translation MKTSGGSDAAKRRAGESAAATVDDGDVVGLGTGSTAAHAIRRLGDRVDAGLDVRGVPTSFASRELAADRGIPLLDLDEAVGPDAPGIDVAIDGADQVAVGDGDEPSPGALIKGGGAAHAREKLVDAAADRFLVVADPSKEAPVLDRPVPVEVLPAGRSVVAEAVRAAGGEPTLRRAERKDGPVVTDNGNLVLDCAFGEISAPSTLAATLSATPGVVEHGLFVDLADEVHVGTDSGVRVLTR comes from the coding sequence ATGAAGACGAGCGGCGGGAGCGACGCGGCGAAGCGACGCGCCGGCGAGTCGGCGGCGGCGACGGTCGACGACGGCGACGTCGTCGGGCTCGGGACGGGCTCGACCGCGGCCCACGCGATCCGACGCCTGGGCGACCGGGTCGACGCCGGACTGGACGTGCGCGGCGTCCCGACCTCGTTCGCGAGCCGCGAGCTCGCCGCCGACCGGGGGATCCCCCTGCTCGACCTCGACGAGGCGGTGGGGCCGGACGCGCCCGGGATCGACGTCGCGATCGACGGCGCGGACCAGGTCGCGGTCGGCGACGGCGACGAACCATCCCCCGGAGCCCTGATAAAGGGCGGCGGCGCCGCGCACGCCCGCGAGAAGCTGGTCGACGCCGCGGCCGACCGCTTCCTCGTCGTCGCCGACCCCTCGAAGGAGGCGCCCGTCCTCGACCGGCCGGTCCCCGTCGAGGTGTTGCCTGCCGGTCGCTCGGTCGTCGCCGAGGCGGTGCGCGCAGCCGGCGGCGAGCCGACGCTCCGCCGCGCGGAGCGGAAGGACGGCCCGGTCGTCACCGACAACGGGAACCTCGTGCTCGACTGCGCGTTCGGCGAGATTTCGGCGCCGTCAACGCTCGCGGCGACCCTCTCCGCGACGCCGGGCGTCGTCGAACACGGGCTCTTCGTCGACCTCGCCGACGAGGTCCACGTCGGGACGGACTCCGGGGTTCGGGTGCTCACGCGCTGA
- a CDS encoding ORC1-type DNA replication protein, with translation MTGDAGGDMLSWDESVFRDESVFEIDHVPETFRHRESQLESLKYALRPAVRGSRPLNTMVRGPPGTGKTTAVQKLFGELGARTDVRTVRVNCQVDSTRYAVFSRLFEGIFDYEPPSSGISFKKLFGQITDRLVEEDDVLVVALDDVNYLFYENEASDTLYSLLRAHEAHSGAKIGVIVVSSDLGLDVIDDLDTRVQSVFRPEEVYFPVYDATEIYDILFERAKRGFHDGVIGDAELERVADLTAESGDLRVGIDLLRRAGLNAEMRASKTIAEEDVESAYDKSKHVHLSRSLRGLSESERALVRVLAENDGERAGTVYEAFRDETELGYTRYSEIINKLDQLGVIEAEYADVEGRGRSRELSLAYDAEAVLDRLE, from the coding sequence ATGACCGGGGACGCCGGCGGCGACATGCTCTCGTGGGACGAGTCGGTGTTCCGCGACGAGTCGGTGTTCGAGATCGACCACGTCCCCGAGACGTTCCGCCACCGCGAGAGTCAGTTGGAGAGCCTGAAGTACGCGCTCCGGCCCGCGGTGCGCGGGTCCCGTCCGCTCAACACGATGGTGCGCGGCCCGCCCGGCACCGGGAAGACGACCGCGGTCCAGAAGCTGTTCGGCGAGCTCGGCGCCCGCACCGACGTCCGCACCGTCCGCGTCAACTGCCAGGTCGACTCGACGCGGTACGCCGTCTTCTCGCGGCTGTTCGAGGGCATCTTCGACTACGAACCCCCCTCCTCCGGGATCTCCTTCAAGAAGCTGTTCGGCCAGATCACCGACCGGCTCGTCGAGGAGGACGACGTGCTCGTCGTCGCCTTAGACGACGTGAACTACCTCTTCTACGAGAACGAGGCCTCCGACACGCTCTACTCGCTGTTGCGCGCCCACGAGGCGCACTCCGGCGCGAAGATCGGCGTCATCGTCGTCTCCTCCGATCTGGGCCTCGACGTGATCGACGACCTCGACACCCGCGTGCAGTCGGTGTTCCGCCCGGAGGAGGTGTACTTCCCCGTCTACGACGCCACCGAGATCTACGACATCCTCTTCGAACGCGCGAAGCGCGGGTTCCACGACGGCGTCATCGGCGACGCCGAGCTGGAGCGCGTCGCCGACCTCACCGCCGAGAGCGGCGACCTCCGGGTCGGGATCGACCTGCTCCGCCGCGCCGGGCTGAACGCCGAGATGCGCGCCTCGAAGACGATCGCCGAGGAGGACGTGGAGTCGGCGTACGACAAGTCGAAGCACGTCCATCTCTCGCGGTCGCTCCGGGGGCTCTCGGAGTCCGAGCGCGCCCTCGTCCGCGTGCTCGCGGAGAACGACGGCGAGCGCGCCGGGACGGTGTACGAGGCGTTCCGCGACGAGACGGAGCTCGGCTACACCCGCTACTCCGAGATCATCAACAAGCTCGACCAGCTCGGCGTGATCGAGGCGGAGTACGCCGACGTGGAGGGACGCGGCCGGTCCCGCGAGCTCTCCTTGGCCTACGACGCCGAGGCGGTGCTGGACCGGCTGGAGTAG
- a CDS encoding THUMP domain-containing protein, with protein sequence MYWLELAGETDAFAAREAATAATGVELLAPGIASAGSVGLDRSGSGVADGGDGAAVRRLAYTRAAHEAVARTDADLDAAVAALNAAPLDRSGTVAVRARNVRNTATVSTTDAERALGSVLVDRGFDVDLDDPDHVLRALFAAGERVAHDAIPGADGGDASVCALGWVAAEAARDFAPKPTDRPFFQPGSMAPADARAYVNLAGAAPGRTLLDPMCGTGGLPLEAGLVGSDAIACDAQRKMVRGTRENLREYVGGGPEAPPGDGGAPDWHVARGDATALPLRDDAVDGVAFDAPYGRQSKIATHDLADLVSGALAEAARVAPRAVIVADRDWRGPARAAGWTVDAAFERRVHRSLTRHVLVLDRE encoded by the coding sequence GTGTACTGGCTCGAACTCGCCGGAGAGACGGACGCGTTCGCCGCCCGCGAGGCCGCGACCGCGGCGACCGGCGTGGAGCTGCTCGCACCCGGGATCGCGAGCGCCGGCAGCGTCGGTCTGGACCGAAGCGGATCGGGGGTGGCCGACGGGGGCGACGGCGCCGCGGTCCGCCGGCTCGCCTACACCCGCGCCGCCCACGAGGCGGTCGCCCGCACGGACGCCGACCTCGACGCCGCCGTCGCCGCGCTGAACGCGGCGCCGCTCGACCGCTCGGGGACGGTCGCGGTGCGGGCCCGCAACGTCCGGAACACGGCGACGGTCTCGACGACCGACGCCGAGCGCGCCCTCGGGAGCGTCCTCGTCGACCGCGGGTTCGACGTCGACCTCGACGACCCGGACCACGTCCTGCGCGCGCTGTTCGCCGCGGGCGAGCGCGTCGCCCACGACGCGATTCCCGGCGCCGACGGCGGCGACGCGTCGGTCTGCGCGCTCGGCTGGGTCGCCGCCGAGGCCGCCCGCGACTTCGCCCCGAAGCCGACCGACCGCCCGTTCTTCCAGCCGGGAAGCATGGCGCCGGCCGACGCCCGCGCGTACGTCAACCTCGCGGGCGCCGCGCCCGGACGGACCCTGCTCGACCCGATGTGCGGCACCGGCGGGCTTCCGCTGGAGGCCGGGCTCGTCGGAAGCGACGCGATCGCCTGCGACGCTCAGCGGAAGATGGTCCGCGGGACGCGGGAGAACCTCCGGGAGTACGTGGGCGGAGGGCCCGAGGCCCCGCCGGGCGACGGGGGCGCCCCCGACTGGCACGTCGCCCGCGGCGACGCCACCGCCCTCCCCCTGCGCGACGACGCGGTCGACGGCGTCGCCTTCGACGCCCCGTACGGCCGCCAGTCGAAGATCGCCACCCACGACCTCGCCGACCTCGTCTCGGGCGCGCTCGCGGAGGCTGCCCGGGTCGCGCCGCGCGCGGTCATCGTCGCCGACCGAGACTGGCGCGGGCCGGCGCGTGCGGCGGGCTGGACCGTCGACGCCGCCTTCGAGCGCCGGGTTCACCGGTCGCTCACCCGGCACGTGCTGGTACTCGACCGGGAGTGA
- a CDS encoding TATA-box-binding protein, with product MADPKETITIENVVASTGIGQELDLQSVAMDLEGADYDPEQFPGLVYRTTDPKSAALIFRSGKIVCTGANSIDAVHESLAIVFDELRALDIPIDDPEITVQNIVTSADLGESLNLNAIAIGLGLEHIEYEPEQFPGLVYRLDEPDVVALLFGSGKLVVTGGTSPDDAAAAVDVIVEELNGLGLLA from the coding sequence ATGGCCGATCCGAAGGAGACGATCACGATAGAGAACGTCGTTGCCTCCACGGGGATCGGGCAGGAGCTCGATCTCCAGAGCGTGGCGATGGACCTGGAGGGCGCCGACTACGACCCCGAGCAGTTCCCCGGACTCGTCTACCGCACCACGGACCCGAAATCGGCCGCACTGATATTCCGGTCCGGGAAGATCGTGTGCACGGGCGCGAACTCCATCGACGCCGTTCACGAGAGCCTCGCGATCGTGTTCGACGAGCTCCGCGCGCTCGACATCCCGATCGACGACCCGGAGATCACGGTCCAGAACATCGTCACGTCCGCCGATCTCGGCGAAAGCCTCAACCTCAACGCGATCGCGATCGGGCTCGGGCTCGAACACATCGAGTACGAGCCGGAGCAGTTCCCGGGGCTCGTCTACCGGCTCGACGAGCCGGACGTCGTGGCGCTCCTGTTCGGCAGCGGGAAGCTCGTCGTCACCGGAGGGACGAGCCCGGACGACGCGGCGGCCGCCGTCGACGTGATCGTCGAGGAACTGAACGGCCTCGGGCTGCTCGCCTGA
- a CDS encoding DUF7473 family protein: MLLQTVTPITVLGTTLLFALFLSVTAHLAARNVLGDVDPRRALYVGPLPAVIGVVGGAFAVSEALLVPAALLVDGAMFAWSYDQPRRVVVGMTVIHAVITTLLTIVLFGITALLATMPG; the protein is encoded by the coding sequence ATGCTCCTACAGACGGTGACGCCGATCACGGTGCTGGGGACGACGCTCCTGTTCGCGCTGTTCCTCTCCGTGACGGCACACCTCGCCGCCCGGAACGTCCTCGGCGACGTCGACCCGCGCCGCGCCCTCTATGTCGGCCCGCTCCCCGCGGTGATCGGCGTCGTCGGCGGGGCGTTCGCCGTCTCCGAAGCGCTCCTCGTCCCGGCGGCGCTCCTCGTCGACGGCGCGATGTTCGCGTGGAGCTACGACCAGCCCCGGCGGGTCGTGGTCGGGATGACCGTGATCCACGCCGTGATCACGACGCTGCTCACGATCGTGCTGTTCGGGATCACGGCCCTGCTGGCGACGATGCCGGGGTAG
- a CDS encoding ATP-dependent DNA helicase yields the protein MSESPHLRFFPYEEPYPNQREAMDRIANALDRGQDVLFEGAPGTGKTLSALVPALEHAREHDRTVVITTNVHQQMRQFVEDARAITRSEPIRAVVFKGKSSMCHIDVDYQECQTLRDTTREMVETENEVRELEARQRELLAESREGDAGAAEARESIMDELDELESAIDEYEAANVCAHYRNNLVEDTDEFFGWLFEDVRTPEDVYAYADERELCGYELLKEGMEGVDLVVCNYHHLLDPNIREQFFRWIDRDPSEIITVFDEAHNVEDAARDHATRTLTETTLDSAVEELADNDDSRAEAAENVVRAFRDALIETCDDALGFGDRESVGENWEDLSIANDDRRDDLTLAFLRNYEGKGIDTETELAVQLGQALDEEYERRYRDGETTTRTECQTLQVARFVSTWMDEGTELGQYPVVSVRRDGATDEVYGRAELYTCIPRRVTEALFDEVAASVLMSATLRPFDVTEDVLGLEDTASLAYEMAYPEENRRTFAVDTPPLFASERNDPETQETVASLLRDAIRFTPGNTLAFFPSYAEAERYHERIGGAAGSGTTADVGAGGGLAAADLGSLYLDGPGEDEEELRRRFVESDGATLFTSLWGTLAEGVSFDADDARTVVVVGVPYPHLSDRMEAVQDAYDRAFADRDRARDPGWAYAVEIPTIRKTRQALGRVVRGPDDFGVRILADRRYTSADMGKYSVRSAFPPEEREELLDLDPEKLKFAMLNFYGDHDAYGGAPPEP from the coding sequence GTGTCAGAGTCGCCGCATCTGCGGTTCTTCCCGTACGAGGAGCCGTACCCGAACCAGCGCGAGGCGATGGACAGGATCGCCAACGCGCTGGACCGCGGGCAGGACGTGCTGTTCGAGGGGGCGCCCGGGACCGGGAAGACCCTCTCCGCGCTCGTGCCCGCCTTGGAGCACGCCCGCGAGCACGACCGAACGGTCGTGATCACGACCAACGTCCACCAGCAGATGCGGCAGTTCGTCGAGGACGCCCGCGCGATCACCCGCTCCGAGCCCATCCGCGCGGTCGTCTTCAAGGGAAAATCGTCGATGTGCCACATCGACGTCGACTACCAGGAGTGTCAGACCCTCCGTGACACCACCCGCGAGATGGTGGAGACGGAGAACGAGGTCCGCGAGCTGGAGGCGCGCCAGCGCGAGCTGCTCGCCGAGAGCCGCGAGGGCGACGCCGGGGCGGCCGAGGCCCGCGAGTCGATCATGGACGAGCTCGACGAGCTGGAGTCCGCGATCGACGAGTACGAGGCCGCGAACGTCTGCGCCCACTACCGGAACAACCTCGTCGAGGACACCGACGAGTTCTTCGGGTGGCTGTTCGAGGACGTCCGCACCCCCGAGGACGTGTACGCGTACGCGGACGAGCGCGAGCTCTGCGGCTACGAGCTGCTCAAGGAGGGGATGGAAGGAGTCGACCTCGTGGTGTGCAACTACCACCACCTGCTCGATCCGAACATCCGCGAGCAGTTCTTCAGGTGGATCGACCGCGACCCCTCGGAGATAATCACCGTCTTCGACGAGGCCCACAACGTCGAGGACGCCGCCCGCGACCACGCCACTCGGACCCTCACCGAGACCACCCTCGACTCCGCCGTCGAGGAGCTCGCCGACAACGACGACTCCCGCGCCGAGGCGGCCGAGAACGTCGTCCGCGCGTTCCGCGACGCCCTGATCGAGACGTGCGACGACGCGCTCGGGTTCGGCGACCGAGAGTCGGTCGGCGAGAACTGGGAGGACCTCTCCATCGCCAACGACGACCGCCGCGACGACCTCACGCTCGCGTTCCTCCGCAACTACGAGGGGAAGGGGATCGACACGGAGACGGAGCTCGCCGTCCAGCTCGGACAGGCGTTAGACGAGGAGTACGAGCGCCGCTACCGCGACGGCGAGACGACGACCCGGACCGAGTGTCAGACCCTCCAGGTCGCTCGGTTCGTCTCGACGTGGATGGACGAGGGGACCGAGCTCGGCCAGTACCCGGTCGTCTCCGTGCGCCGCGACGGCGCGACCGACGAGGTGTACGGCCGCGCGGAGCTGTACACCTGCATCCCGCGTCGCGTGACCGAGGCGCTGTTCGACGAGGTCGCCGCCTCGGTGCTGATGAGCGCCACGCTCCGCCCCTTCGACGTCACGGAGGACGTGCTCGGCTTAGAGGACACCGCGTCGCTCGCGTACGAGATGGCCTACCCCGAGGAGAACCGGCGGACGTTCGCGGTCGACACGCCGCCGCTGTTCGCCTCCGAGCGCAACGACCCGGAGACCCAGGAGACGGTGGCGTCGCTGCTGCGCGACGCGATCCGCTTCACCCCGGGCAACACGCTCGCCTTCTTCCCCTCGTACGCCGAGGCCGAGCGCTACCACGAGCGGATCGGCGGGGCCGCGGGGAGTGGCACGACCGCCGACGTCGGCGCGGGCGGCGGGCTCGCGGCCGCCGACCTCGGCTCCCTCTACCTCGACGGCCCCGGCGAGGACGAGGAGGAACTGCGCAGGCGGTTCGTCGAGAGCGACGGCGCCACGCTGTTCACCTCGCTGTGGGGCACGCTCGCGGAGGGCGTGAGCTTCGACGCCGACGACGCCCGGACCGTGGTGGTCGTCGGCGTCCCCTACCCGCACCTCTCCGACCGGATGGAGGCGGTCCAGGACGCGTACGACCGGGCGTTCGCCGACCGCGACCGCGCCCGCGACCCCGGGTGGGCGTACGCCGTCGAGATCCCGACGATCCGCAAGACGCGGCAGGCGCTCGGCCGCGTGGTCCGCGGGCCCGACGACTTCGGTGTCCGGATCCTCGCCGACCGCCGGTACACGTCAGCGGACATGGGGAAGTACTCGGTCCGGAGCGCGTTCCCGCCGGAGGAGCGCGAGGAGCTCCTCGATCTCGACCCGGAGAAGCTGAAGTTCGCGATGCTGAACTTCTACGGCGACCACGACGCGTACGGTGGGGCGCCGCCGGAGCCGTGA
- a CDS encoding histidine kinase — MATETATATDVSTDSGHWQAGVAGGLVGGLVFGAMMSMMTPGVLQMGIPAMYGIEGPAGALGWVIHMSHGAIIGLGFAAVAGLKPGLGESIGASLGAGAGYGLLVWVALAVVVMPIWLVAVGFPGAPPLPNVGVESLVGHVVYGAVLGGVYSAMAG; from the coding sequence ATGGCGACCGAAACCGCGACGGCGACCGACGTATCGACCGACTCCGGACACTGGCAGGCCGGCGTGGCCGGCGGCCTCGTCGGAGGGCTCGTCTTCGGCGCGATGATGTCGATGATGACGCCCGGCGTGCTCCAGATGGGAATCCCGGCGATGTACGGCATCGAGGGTCCCGCTGGCGCCCTCGGCTGGGTGATCCACATGTCCCACGGGGCGATCATCGGTCTCGGGTTCGCGGCGGTCGCGGGCCTGAAACCGGGTCTCGGCGAATCGATCGGCGCGAGCCTCGGCGCCGGCGCGGGGTACGGACTCCTCGTCTGGGTCGCGCTCGCCGTGGTCGTGATGCCGATCTGGCTGGTCGCCGTCGGGTTCCCGGGCGCGCCGCCGCTGCCGAACGTCGGCGTCGAGAGCCTCGTCGGCCACGTCGTCTACGGCGCGGTTCTCGGCGGCGTCTACTCGGCGATGGCGGGCTGA
- a CDS encoding ACT domain-containing protein → MFDEILEKFEGSPSQQAVIRLFLERGFSVNEEGRVVSGGIEIPYTGIARELDVDRRVVDSTTDAILEDPELKRIFTNISSVPSLMDLAPVLDLTVLTIEVAAADEAGIVAEVTGILADHGVSIRQVLSEDPEFTDDPKLYVITDAELPGELLVEIRELGYVRRVGF, encoded by the coding sequence ATGTTCGACGAGATCCTCGAGAAGTTCGAGGGGTCACCGAGCCAGCAGGCCGTCATCCGGCTGTTCTTAGAGCGTGGCTTCTCCGTCAACGAGGAGGGCCGCGTCGTCTCCGGCGGGATCGAGATCCCGTACACCGGGATCGCGCGCGAGCTCGACGTCGACCGGCGGGTGGTCGACTCGACGACGGACGCCATCCTGGAGGACCCCGAGCTGAAGCGCATCTTCACCAACATCTCGTCGGTGCCGAGCCTGATGGACCTGGCGCCGGTCCTCGACCTCACGGTCCTCACCATCGAGGTCGCCGCCGCCGACGAGGCCGGGATCGTCGCCGAGGTGACCGGCATCCTCGCCGACCACGGGGTCTCGATCCGGCAGGTGCTGAGCGAGGACCCCGAGTTCACCGATGACCCGAAGCTGTACGTGATCACCGACGCGGAGCTCCCCGGTGAGCTCCTCGTCGAGATCCGCGAGCTCGGATACGTCCGCCGCGTGGGGTTCTGA
- the radA gene encoding DNA repair and recombination protein RadA: MPEDELEDLPGVGPATADKLVENGFESYQSIAVASPGEMSNTADIGESSASDIINAARDAADVGGFETGATVLERREEIGKLSWQIDEVDDLLGGGIETQSITEVYGEFGSGKSQVTHQMAVNVQLPPEHGGLDGGCIFIDSEDTFRPERIDDMVRGLDDEILADEMERREIEGTPSDEEAMEELVGAFLDQIHVAKAFNSNHQILLAEKAKELAGEHEESEWPIRIVCVDSLTAHFRAEYVGRGELADRQQKLNKHLHDLMRIGDLFNTAILVTNQVASNPDSYFGDPTQAIGGNILGHASTFRMYLRKSKGDKRIVRLVDAPNLADGEAVMRVQGEGLKPE; encoded by the coding sequence ATGCCTGAAGACGAACTCGAGGACCTCCCCGGAGTCGGCCCAGCGACCGCGGACAAGCTCGTCGAGAACGGGTTCGAGAGCTACCAGTCGATCGCCGTCGCCAGCCCCGGCGAGATGTCGAACACCGCGGACATCGGCGAGTCGTCCGCCAGCGACATCATCAACGCCGCCCGCGACGCCGCCGACGTCGGCGGCTTCGAGACGGGCGCGACCGTGCTCGAACGCCGCGAGGAGATCGGGAAGCTCTCCTGGCAGATCGACGAGGTCGACGACCTGCTCGGCGGGGGCATCGAGACGCAGTCGATCACCGAGGTGTACGGGGAGTTCGGGTCCGGGAAGTCGCAGGTGACCCACCAGATGGCCGTCAACGTCCAGCTCCCGCCCGAGCACGGCGGTCTCGACGGCGGCTGCATCTTCATCGACTCCGAGGACACGTTCCGTCCGGAGCGGATCGACGACATGGTCCGCGGGCTCGACGACGAGATCCTCGCCGACGAGATGGAGCGGCGCGAGATCGAGGGCACCCCGAGCGACGAGGAGGCGATGGAAGAGCTGGTCGGGGCGTTCTTAGACCAGATCCACGTCGCCAAGGCGTTCAACTCCAACCACCAGATCCTGCTCGCGGAGAAGGCGAAGGAGCTCGCCGGCGAACACGAGGAGAGCGAGTGGCCGATCCGGATCGTCTGCGTGGACTCGCTCACCGCCCACTTCCGCGCCGAGTACGTCGGCCGAGGCGAGCTCGCCGACCGCCAGCAGAAGCTCAACAAGCACCTCCACGACCTGATGCGGATCGGCGACCTGTTCAACACCGCCATCCTCGTCACCAACCAGGTCGCGTCGAACCCCGACTCCTACTTCGGCGACCCGACGCAGGCGATCGGCGGCAACATCCTGGGTCACGCCTCCACGTTCCGGATGTACCTCCGCAAGTCGAAGGGCGACAAGCGGATCGTCCGCCTCGTCGACGCGCCGAACCTCGCCGACGGGGAGGCCGTGATGCGCGTGCAGGGCGAGGGGCTGAAGCCGGAGTAG